The Nocardioides panzhihuensis genome has a segment encoding these proteins:
- a CDS encoding exo-beta-N-acetylmuramidase NamZ family protein, whose translation MNTEVPRFDRRRLLGAAAVGAAAAPFLTGPTGASANPASPVGPGRVVTPGADRAAADGWSTLSGERVGIITNPTGVLRNLRNIVDEMHESGSVQIAGVFGPEHGFRGTAQAGGSEGTFVDERTGLTVYDAYGANVAKMTELFRAADVETVVFDIQDVGSRFYTYIWTMWTAMQAAVATEKRFVVLDRPNPVGGTARGPMMTSAYTSGVGAREIVQQHGMSVGELARYFDGELLEKHAGGRLAQLDVVQVSGWKRNTLFADTGLDFVLPSPNMPTSDTALAYPGTCMFEGTNLSEGRGTTKPFELIGAPFVDHRWAEALEAAGLPGVTFREAYFNPSVNKHAGKVCGGVQVTIQDHDRFDPVRAGVEMLVTAKALYPEFAWRQDSWDTVRPFWIDKLTGSTRLRTQIDAGATGDEVEAAWRDELAAFDATRRQYLLYR comes from the coding sequence ATGAACACTGAAGTTCCCCGGTTCGACCGCCGCCGCTTGCTCGGCGCCGCCGCCGTCGGCGCCGCCGCAGCTCCCTTCCTCACCGGTCCAACGGGTGCATCCGCCAACCCCGCCTCACCGGTCGGCCCGGGCCGGGTGGTCACCCCAGGCGCCGACCGCGCGGCCGCCGACGGCTGGTCGACACTGTCGGGCGAACGGGTGGGCATCATCACCAACCCCACCGGCGTGCTCCGCAACCTGCGCAACATCGTCGACGAGATGCACGAGTCCGGCTCGGTGCAGATCGCCGGCGTCTTCGGTCCGGAGCACGGCTTCCGCGGCACGGCACAGGCCGGAGGGTCCGAGGGCACCTTCGTCGACGAGCGCACCGGTCTCACCGTCTATGACGCCTACGGCGCCAACGTCGCGAAGATGACCGAGCTGTTCAGGGCCGCCGACGTCGAGACCGTCGTCTTCGACATCCAGGACGTCGGCTCCCGGTTCTACACCTACATCTGGACGATGTGGACGGCGATGCAGGCCGCCGTGGCGACCGAGAAGCGCTTCGTGGTCCTCGACCGGCCCAACCCCGTGGGCGGGACCGCTCGCGGCCCGATGATGACCTCGGCGTACACCTCGGGCGTCGGTGCGCGCGAGATCGTCCAGCAGCACGGGATGTCGGTCGGCGAGCTCGCCCGGTACTTCGACGGCGAGCTCCTCGAGAAGCACGCCGGCGGGCGCCTGGCCCAGCTCGACGTCGTACAGGTCTCCGGCTGGAAGCGGAATACATTGTTCGCCGACACCGGACTCGACTTCGTCCTGCCGAGCCCCAACATGCCCACCTCCGACACCGCGCTGGCCTACCCCGGGACCTGCATGTTCGAGGGCACCAACCTCTCCGAGGGCCGCGGCACCACCAAGCCGTTCGAGCTGATCGGTGCGCCGTTCGTCGACCACCGCTGGGCCGAGGCGCTGGAGGCTGCCGGGCTTCCGGGCGTCACCTTCCGGGAGGCCTACTTCAACCCGTCGGTCAACAAGCACGCCGGCAAGGTCTGCGGTGGCGTGCAGGTCACCATCCAGGACCACGACCGCTTCGACCCGGTCCGCGCCGGCGTCGAGATGCTGGTCACCGCGAAGGCGCTCTATCCCGAGTTCGCCTGGCGCCAGGACTCGTGGGACACCGTCCGCCCGTTCTGGATCGACAAGCTCACCGGGTCGACCAGGCTCCGTACGCAGATCGACGCCGGTGCCACCGGCGACGAGGTCGAGGCGGCCTGGCGAGACGAGCTGGCAGCCTTCGACGCGACCCGCCGCCAGTACCTCCTCTACCGCTGA